The following coding sequences are from one Geodermatophilus normandii window:
- a CDS encoding biotin transporter BioY, with the protein MKTRDLAYVALFAAVIAVLGTLPAITVGAVPITAQTLGVMLAGSVLGARRGSLAVLLFLVLVAVGLPLLASGAGGLAPFVGASAGYLYSWPLAAFVIGWLTERSWDRYDVLRGTLVNVVGGIVVVYAIGVPVLKAVAGLDWGTALWTGAAVFLPGDLFKAVVAAAIADVVRRSYPVIDRPRRAAGSR; encoded by the coding sequence GTGAAGACCCGGGACCTCGCCTACGTCGCCCTCTTCGCCGCCGTCATCGCGGTGCTGGGGACCCTGCCGGCGATCACCGTCGGGGCCGTGCCGATCACCGCCCAGACCCTCGGTGTGATGCTGGCCGGCAGCGTCCTGGGCGCCCGCCGGGGCTCCCTCGCCGTGCTGCTGTTCCTCGTCCTGGTGGCCGTGGGGTTGCCGCTGCTGGCCAGCGGTGCCGGGGGCCTGGCCCCGTTCGTCGGCGCCTCGGCCGGCTACCTCTACAGCTGGCCGCTGGCCGCGTTCGTCATCGGCTGGCTGACCGAGCGCTCGTGGGACCGCTACGACGTGCTGCGCGGCACCCTGGTCAACGTCGTCGGCGGCATCGTCGTCGTCTACGCGATCGGCGTCCCGGTGCTGAAGGCGGTCGCGGGCCTGGACTGGGGCACCGCGTTGTGGACCGGCGCCGCCGTGTTCCTCCCCGGCGACCTGTTCAAGGCCGTCGTCGCGGCGGCCATCGCCGACGTCGTCCGGCGCAGCTACCCGGTCATCGACCGTCCCCGCCGGGCCGCCGGCAGCCGGTGA
- a CDS encoding class I SAM-dependent methyltransferase — MSSDTRAPGTDDPAATEALAGRLFDTVLAALDAQAVYLGDRLGYYRDLAGHGASTSAEVAERTGTAERYVREWLEQQAVTGILTAEDDPTAPGDALARRFTLPRGHEAPLLDVLSSDHLVPLVRFVVAAGRQVDALAEAHRTGGGVSWAQQGSEVREAQAAANRPLFLGRLGSTHLPSIPDVDAALRRGGRVADVGCGHGWSSVGIALAYPAATVDGYDVDAPSVEAARRNAAEAGVADRVHHHLADAATVDDAAGYDLVTAFECIHDLSDPVSVLAAMRRLVRPGGTVLVVDERVAERFTAPGDEVERLMYGYSLACCLADGLSSRPSAATGTVMRPDTLRRYAREAGFADVEVLDVADDFLRFYRLVG; from the coding sequence ATGAGCAGCGACACCCGCGCACCCGGCACGGACGACCCCGCCGCCACCGAGGCCCTCGCCGGGCGCCTGTTCGACACCGTGCTCGCCGCCCTCGACGCGCAGGCCGTCTACCTCGGTGACCGCCTGGGCTACTACCGCGACCTCGCCGGGCACGGCGCGTCGACGTCGGCCGAGGTGGCCGAGCGCACCGGGACCGCCGAGCGCTACGTCCGCGAGTGGCTCGAGCAGCAGGCCGTCACCGGCATCCTCACCGCCGAGGACGACCCCACCGCCCCCGGGGACGCCCTCGCCCGCCGCTTCACGCTGCCCCGCGGGCACGAGGCGCCCCTGCTCGACGTCCTCAGCAGCGACCACCTGGTGCCCCTGGTCCGGTTCGTGGTCGCGGCCGGCCGGCAGGTCGACGCGCTGGCCGAGGCGCACCGCACCGGCGGCGGCGTCTCGTGGGCGCAGCAGGGCAGCGAGGTGCGCGAGGCGCAGGCCGCGGCCAACCGCCCGCTGTTCCTGGGCCGCCTGGGCAGCACCCACCTCCCGTCGATCCCCGACGTCGACGCGGCCCTGCGGCGCGGCGGCCGGGTCGCCGACGTGGGCTGCGGCCACGGGTGGTCGTCGGTCGGCATCGCGCTGGCCTACCCGGCGGCGACCGTCGACGGGTACGACGTCGACGCGCCCTCGGTGGAGGCGGCCCGCCGCAACGCCGCCGAGGCCGGGGTCGCCGACCGGGTGCACCACCACCTCGCCGACGCCGCGACGGTGGACGACGCCGCCGGCTACGACCTGGTGACGGCGTTCGAGTGCATCCACGACCTGTCCGACCCGGTGTCGGTGCTGGCCGCCATGCGCCGCCTGGTCCGCCCCGGCGGCACCGTCCTGGTCGTGGACGAGCGGGTCGCCGAGCGGTTCACCGCCCCCGGCGACGAGGTGGAGCGCCTGATGTACGGCTACAGCCTCGCCTGCTGCCTGGCCGACGGCCTCAGCTCCCGGCCGTCGGCGGCCACCGGGACGGTCATGCGCCCGGACACGCTGCGCCGCTACGCGCGGGAGGCGGGGTTCGCCGACGTCGAGGTCCTCGACGTCGCCGACGACTTCCTCCGCTTCTACCGCCTCGTGGGCTGA
- a CDS encoding glycoside hydrolase family 13 protein has translation MSSLTPVRPFRRTDADWWRDAVFYQVYIRSFADGSGDGVGDLAGIRARLPHLVDLGVDALWITPFYPSPMADHGYDVADPRDVEPVFGDLAGFDALLAEAHAAGIRVTVDLVPNHTSDRHAWFAEALASPPGSAARARYLFRDGRGPGGAEPPNNWPSVFGGPAWTRVPDGQWYLHLFAPEQPDLDFTNPEVLDDLETTMRFWLDRGVDGFRIDVAHGMAKPEGLPDMQPMEDTGLLADHGPGDLRFDSDGVHEVHRRVRAVLDAHPGSMAVGEVWVSDDDRLARYLRPDELQLAFNFKLLTAEWTVEDLRDAVVHSLATVADVPAPACWVLSNHDRPRHVTRYGGGELGTRRARAAALLQLALPGAAYVYNGDELGMPDVDLPDDALQDPIWERSGHTERGRDACRIPVPWSGDAPSYGFSARQETWLPMPGGWGPLTAEAQAADPSSTLSLYRAALALRASSPAFSGESLEWLPAPEGCLAFRRPGGLVCLLNLSREAVPLPEGRVLLASDDVAGGALPVDAAVWLQA, from the coding sequence GTGAGTTCCCTCACCCCTGTCCGCCCGTTCCGCCGCACCGACGCCGACTGGTGGCGGGACGCGGTCTTCTACCAGGTCTACATCCGCAGCTTCGCCGACGGCAGCGGCGACGGCGTCGGCGACCTCGCCGGCATCCGCGCCCGCCTGCCGCACCTGGTCGACCTCGGCGTCGACGCGCTGTGGATCACGCCCTTCTACCCCTCCCCCATGGCCGACCACGGCTACGACGTCGCCGACCCGCGCGACGTCGAGCCGGTCTTCGGCGACCTCGCCGGGTTCGACGCGCTGCTGGCCGAGGCGCACGCCGCCGGCATCCGGGTGACCGTCGACCTGGTGCCCAACCACACCTCCGACCGGCACGCGTGGTTCGCCGAGGCGCTGGCCTCCCCGCCCGGCTCGGCCGCCCGCGCCCGGTACCTGTTCCGCGACGGCCGCGGGCCCGGCGGCGCCGAGCCGCCCAACAACTGGCCCTCGGTCTTCGGCGGCCCGGCGTGGACCCGGGTGCCCGACGGCCAGTGGTACCTGCACCTCTTCGCCCCCGAGCAGCCCGACCTCGACTTCACGAACCCCGAGGTCCTCGACGACCTCGAGACGACGATGCGCTTCTGGCTCGACCGCGGCGTCGACGGTTTCCGCATCGACGTCGCGCACGGCATGGCCAAGCCCGAGGGCCTGCCGGACATGCAGCCGATGGAGGACACCGGCCTGCTCGCCGACCACGGCCCCGGGGACCTGCGCTTCGACTCCGACGGCGTCCACGAGGTGCACCGGCGGGTGCGCGCGGTGCTCGACGCGCACCCCGGCTCGATGGCCGTCGGCGAGGTCTGGGTGTCCGACGACGACCGGCTGGCGCGCTACCTGCGCCCCGACGAGCTGCAGCTGGCGTTCAACTTCAAGCTGCTGACCGCCGAGTGGACCGTCGAGGACCTGCGCGACGCCGTCGTCCACTCGCTGGCCACCGTCGCCGACGTGCCGGCGCCGGCCTGCTGGGTGCTGTCCAACCACGACCGGCCCCGGCACGTCACCCGCTACGGCGGCGGCGAGCTCGGCACCCGGCGGGCGCGCGCGGCGGCGCTGCTGCAGCTCGCCCTCCCCGGAGCCGCCTACGTCTACAACGGCGACGAGCTCGGCATGCCCGACGTCGACCTGCCCGACGACGCCCTGCAGGACCCGATCTGGGAGCGCTCCGGGCACACCGAGCGCGGCCGCGACGCCTGCCGGATCCCGGTGCCGTGGTCGGGCGACGCTCCCTCCTACGGCTTCTCCGCGCGGCAGGAGACCTGGCTGCCGATGCCCGGGGGCTGGGGGCCGCTGACCGCCGAGGCGCAGGCCGCCGACCCGTCGTCGACCCTGTCCCTGTACCGGGCCGCGCTCGCCCTGCGGGCCTCCTCGCCGGCGTTCTCCGGCGAGTCGCTGGAGTGGCTGCCGGCCCCGGAGGGGTGCCTGGCCTTCCGCCGTCCCGGCGGCCTGGTGTGCCTGCTCAACCTCTCGCGCGAGGCCGTCCCGCTGCCCGAGGGACGGGTCCTGCTGGCCAGCGACGACGTCGCCGGCGGAGCCCTCCCCGTCGACGCGGCGGTGTGGCTGCAGGCGTAG
- a CDS encoding YccF domain-containing protein — translation MDTLRTLLNLVWLVLHGWLLALAYALAGVLACLLVVTIPFGIAAFRLAGFVVWPFGRTTVRAPGAGVASALGNLVWFLVAGWWLALVHVLAGIAFCVTIVGIPFGIASFKLAAVGLFPLGKRVVETAPPRDWLHAGSGVVQGAPARW, via the coding sequence GTGGACACCCTCCGGACACTGCTCAACCTGGTCTGGCTCGTGCTGCACGGCTGGCTGCTCGCGCTGGCCTACGCGCTCGCCGGTGTGCTGGCCTGCCTGCTGGTGGTGACCATCCCGTTCGGCATCGCCGCGTTCCGGCTGGCCGGCTTCGTCGTCTGGCCGTTCGGGCGGACGACGGTGCGGGCCCCCGGCGCGGGCGTCGCCTCGGCGCTGGGCAACCTGGTGTGGTTCCTCGTGGCCGGGTGGTGGCTGGCGCTGGTGCACGTGCTCGCCGGGATCGCGTTCTGCGTGACGATCGTCGGCATCCCGTTCGGGATCGCGTCGTTCAAGCTGGCCGCGGTCGGCCTGTTCCCGCTGGGCAAGCGGGTGGTCGAGACCGCTCCCCCGCGGGACTGGCTGCACGCCGGCAGCGGCGTGGTGCAGGGGGCGCCGGCCCGCTGGTGA
- a CDS encoding acyl-CoA thioesterase, with amino-acid sequence MAVPMRWSDMDAYGHVNNVVYLQYFEMARVALFFERASLEERTGLRRGTVVAAHEIAYKLPVVYSSRPLDVQIWVSGIRAAAFTCHYEVFDHENLAVTGSTLLVPFDFSIDRPRRLTPDEKEFLARWGDEPAG; translated from the coding sequence GTGGCAGTCCCCATGCGCTGGTCGGACATGGACGCCTACGGCCACGTCAACAACGTGGTGTACCTGCAGTACTTCGAGATGGCGCGGGTGGCGCTGTTCTTCGAGCGCGCCTCGCTGGAGGAGCGCACGGGCCTGCGCCGCGGCACGGTCGTCGCCGCCCACGAGATCGCCTACAAGCTGCCCGTCGTCTACTCGTCGCGCCCGCTGGACGTGCAGATCTGGGTCTCCGGCATCCGGGCGGCGGCGTTCACCTGCCACTACGAGGTGTTCGACCACGAGAACCTCGCGGTCACCGGCAGCACGCTGCTGGTGCCCTTCGACTTCTCGATCGACCGCCCGCGCCGGCTCACCCCCGACGAGAAGGAGTTCCTCGCCCGCTGGGGCGACGAGCCGGCCGGCTGA
- a CDS encoding MFS transporter → MSRAATPGGAPRPATFRDVFAVREFRPLFGTYTLSTVGDELARVALTVLVYQRTDSPLLAAFTFALGFLPWALGGPVLATIADRFPRHRVLIASDVVRAVLVAGMAVPGTPLAVLLALLLLVSLCAPPFESARSALMADVLEGERYAVATSLTNVSLQMAQVVGFLAAGGLVTVLSPSVVLLADAATFAVSAVWLTAGLQRRPAPTDGVPEPSSVWREAGEGLRLIGGSPRLLAIIALLWIGTLFTNAAEGIAAPLTDEIGERAVQVGVLLAAQPLGMTVGGLVLARLLGTARSDRLMPLLVGLSLGPVLLAGLVAMSAGPGRVAYALVVALMFVSGLGASWSIPLNVAFVQAVPPAFRGRAFGVAVSGLYGIQGVGALAAGLAAEGLAPSAVVALAGGIGLVAVVPPLLAYGRTRVASGGDVAQDRPAAGPSVS, encoded by the coding sequence ATGAGCCGTGCGGCGACCCCGGGCGGGGCTCCTCGCCCGGCGACCTTCCGGGACGTCTTCGCCGTCCGCGAGTTCCGCCCGCTCTTCGGCACCTACACGCTGTCGACCGTCGGCGACGAGCTCGCCCGGGTCGCCCTGACCGTCCTCGTCTACCAGCGCACCGACTCACCGCTGCTGGCCGCGTTCACCTTCGCGCTGGGCTTCCTCCCGTGGGCGCTCGGCGGGCCGGTGCTCGCCACGATCGCCGACCGCTTCCCGCGGCACCGGGTCCTCATCGCCAGCGACGTGGTCCGCGCCGTCCTGGTCGCCGGGATGGCCGTCCCCGGGACGCCCCTGGCCGTGCTGCTGGCGCTGCTGTTGCTGGTCTCGCTGTGCGCACCGCCGTTCGAGTCGGCCCGCTCGGCGCTCATGGCCGACGTCCTGGAGGGCGAGCGGTACGCCGTCGCCACCTCGCTGACCAACGTCAGCCTGCAGATGGCCCAGGTCGTCGGGTTCCTCGCCGCGGGCGGGCTGGTCACCGTGCTCAGCCCCTCCGTCGTGCTGCTCGCCGACGCGGCCACCTTCGCCGTCTCCGCCGTCTGGCTCACCGCCGGGCTGCAGCGCAGGCCCGCGCCCACCGACGGCGTTCCCGAGCCGTCGTCGGTGTGGCGGGAGGCCGGCGAGGGGCTGCGGCTGATCGGCGGCAGCCCGCGGCTGCTGGCGATCATCGCGCTCCTGTGGATCGGCACCCTGTTCACCAACGCCGCCGAGGGCATCGCCGCCCCGCTCACCGACGAGATCGGCGAGCGGGCCGTCCAGGTCGGCGTGCTGCTCGCCGCCCAGCCCCTCGGGATGACCGTCGGCGGCCTGGTGCTCGCCCGGTTGCTGGGGACGGCGCGCAGCGACCGGCTGATGCCGCTGCTGGTGGGCCTGTCGCTGGGGCCGGTGCTGCTGGCCGGGCTGGTCGCCATGAGCGCCGGACCGGGGCGCGTCGCGTACGCGCTCGTCGTCGCGCTGATGTTCGTGTCCGGGCTCGGCGCCTCCTGGAGCATCCCGCTCAACGTGGCCTTCGTGCAGGCGGTGCCGCCGGCCTTCCGCGGACGCGCCTTCGGCGTCGCGGTCAGCGGGCTCTACGGCATCCAGGGCGTCGGTGCCCTGGCGGCCGGGCTGGCCGCGGAGGGGCTGGCGCCGAGCGCCGTCGTCGCGCTGGCCGGCGGGATCGGCCTGGTCGCGGTCGTGCCGCCGCTGCTCGCCTACGGGCGGACGAGGGTCGCCTCTGGGGGCGACGTGGCGCAGGACCGCCCGGCTGCGGGACCATCGGTGTCATGA
- a CDS encoding ATP-binding cassette domain-containing protein encodes MALLQVEGLTKSFGARRVLRDVSFALDEGEIVGLVGTNGAGKSTLGDIVAGITAADSGLMALQGHPYAPLSTEDARHLGVGVVEQLVHIDPGLTVAQAVFRGTAQAGRPQEELRRQAQVLLAEVALDVDPDTLVGDLPHFVHGLVETARVLAEDTRLVVLDEVSAPLLPSEVTSLHSVAGRLSRQGRGVLYISHRLPEMLEVVDRVLVLRDGRIALDCPSAQMDPVRLAAETVGEPVTPPPPRVASVPAPVQADAAPARTTPRPAASDEVALRVRNLRVPGAVEGVDLLLRRGEVIGLTGHRSSGVREIAGALSGELPAITDELLLHGEQRSLGCTDDGSLALPVYRPDEDAYGVDPGETIARTLTQEAWGTLTDLRREIATLRGVIRTVHQMDVKTMSIRTVFGALSGGDQHKLALARWMSSSPRDVVVLHEPTRGLDVRARRQVRRMLDEATEHGTSVVVVSVDPDELAECCDRVGIVADGRVARWIDTGELAVDAVRERIVEAATAAA; translated from the coding sequence ATGGCGCTGCTGCAGGTCGAGGGGCTGACGAAGTCGTTCGGGGCCCGGCGCGTCCTGCGGGACGTCTCCTTCGCCCTCGACGAGGGCGAGATCGTCGGGCTGGTCGGCACCAACGGCGCGGGCAAGTCGACGCTCGGGGACATCGTGGCCGGCATCACCGCGGCCGACTCCGGGCTCATGGCGCTGCAGGGCCACCCGTACGCGCCGCTGTCGACGGAGGACGCCCGCCACCTCGGGGTCGGCGTCGTCGAGCAGCTCGTCCACATCGACCCGGGCCTGACCGTCGCGCAGGCGGTCTTCCGCGGCACGGCGCAGGCCGGGCGGCCGCAGGAGGAGCTGCGCCGGCAGGCCCAGGTGCTCCTCGCCGAGGTGGCGCTCGACGTCGACCCGGACACGCTCGTCGGCGACCTGCCGCACTTCGTGCACGGCCTGGTCGAGACCGCCCGCGTGCTCGCCGAGGACACCCGCCTGGTCGTGCTCGACGAGGTGTCCGCGCCGCTGCTGCCCTCGGAGGTCACCAGCCTGCACTCCGTCGCCGGGCGGCTGAGCCGCCAGGGCCGCGGCGTGCTCTACATCAGCCACCGGCTGCCCGAGATGCTCGAGGTGGTCGACCGGGTGCTGGTGCTGCGCGACGGCCGGATCGCCCTCGACTGCCCGAGCGCGCAGATGGACCCCGTCCGGCTGGCCGCGGAGACCGTGGGCGAGCCGGTGACGCCCCCGCCGCCGCGGGTCGCGTCGGTCCCCGCACCCGTGCAGGCCGACGCCGCCCCGGCGCGCACCACGCCGCGGCCGGCCGCCTCCGACGAGGTCGCGCTGCGGGTCCGCAACCTGCGGGTGCCCGGCGCGGTCGAGGGCGTCGACCTGCTGCTGCGCCGCGGCGAGGTGATCGGGCTGACCGGGCACCGCTCCTCCGGGGTCCGCGAGATCGCCGGCGCCCTGTCCGGCGAGCTGCCGGCCATCACCGACGAGCTCCTGCTGCACGGCGAGCAGCGCTCGCTCGGGTGCACCGACGACGGCTCGCTCGCGCTGCCGGTGTACCGCCCCGACGAGGACGCCTACGGGGTCGACCCCGGCGAGACGATCGCCCGCACCCTCACCCAGGAGGCCTGGGGCACGCTCACCGACCTGCGCCGGGAGATCGCCACGCTGCGTGGCGTCATCCGCACCGTGCACCAGATGGACGTCAAGACGATGAGCATCCGCACCGTCTTCGGCGCGCTGTCCGGCGGGGACCAGCACAAGCTCGCGCTCGCCCGGTGGATGTCGTCCTCACCGCGCGACGTCGTCGTCCTGCACGAGCCCACCCGCGGCCTGGACGTCCGGGCCCGCCGGCAGGTCCGCCGCATGCTCGACGAGGCGACGGAGCACGGGACCTCGGTCGTCGTGGTCTCGGTGGACCCCGACGAGCTGGCCGAGTGCTGCGACCGCGTCGGCATCGTGGCCGACGGCCGGGTGGCGCGGTGGATCGACACCGGCGAGCTCGCCGTCGACGCGGTGCGCGAGCGCATCGTCGAGGCCGCCACCGCGGCTGCCTGA
- a CDS encoding globin, translating to MSEASRSLPSARTFYDEVGGEPTFRRLVARFYAGVRADPVLAPLYPQDDWEGAETRLRRFLEQYWGGPTTYSQERGHPRLRMRHAPFAIGEAERDAWLRHMRDAVDSLELPAEQDDTLWAYLTMAARSMQNR from the coding sequence ATGAGCGAGGCGAGCCGGTCCCTGCCCTCGGCGCGGACCTTCTACGACGAGGTCGGCGGCGAGCCGACCTTCCGTCGGCTCGTCGCCCGCTTCTACGCCGGCGTCAGGGCCGACCCGGTGCTCGCGCCGCTCTACCCGCAGGACGACTGGGAGGGCGCCGAGACCCGCCTGCGCCGCTTCCTCGAGCAGTACTGGGGCGGCCCGACCACGTACTCGCAGGAGCGCGGGCACCCGCGCCTGCGGATGCGGCACGCCCCCTTCGCGATCGGCGAGGCCGAGCGCGACGCGTGGCTGCGGCACATGCGCGACGCCGTCGACAGCCTCGAGCTCCCCGCCGAGCAGGACGACACCCTGTGGGCCTACCTGACGATGGCCGCCCGCAGCATGCAGAACCGGTAA
- a CDS encoding energy-coupling factor ABC transporter ATP-binding protein, with protein MRFRRPGPAPAADDVADPGRGIELRGVSHRYGDRPVLDGLDLTLTEARIGVVGANGSGKSTVARLLNGLVVPSEGRVLVDGLDTRTQVRAVRRRVGFVFQDPDAQIVLPTVAEDVAYGLENQGVPPDERAARVAEVLERHGLAGHADHPAHLLSGGQKQLLAIAGVLVMRPARIVFDEPTTLLDLVNARRVAELIAGLEQQVVVVTHQLDLLDGFDRVLVVDRGRVVEDAPPGPAVAAYRALMTDR; from the coding sequence GTGAGGTTCCGCCGTCCCGGTCCGGCGCCCGCCGCGGACGACGTCGCGGACCCGGGGCGCGGCATCGAGCTGCGCGGGGTCTCCCACCGCTACGGCGACCGGCCGGTCCTCGACGGCCTCGACCTGACCCTGACCGAGGCGCGGATCGGCGTCGTCGGCGCCAACGGGTCGGGCAAGAGCACCGTCGCCCGGCTGCTCAACGGCCTGGTCGTGCCGTCGGAGGGGCGCGTGCTCGTCGACGGGCTGGACACCCGCACCCAGGTGCGCGCGGTGCGCCGCCGGGTCGGCTTCGTGTTCCAGGACCCCGACGCGCAGATCGTGCTGCCCACGGTGGCCGAGGACGTCGCCTACGGGCTGGAGAACCAGGGCGTGCCGCCGGACGAGCGGGCCGCCCGTGTCGCCGAGGTGCTGGAGCGCCACGGCCTCGCCGGGCACGCCGACCACCCCGCGCACCTGCTCTCCGGCGGGCAGAAGCAGCTCCTGGCGATCGCCGGCGTGCTGGTCATGCGCCCGGCCCGGATCGTGTTCGACGAGCCGACGACGCTGCTGGACCTGGTCAACGCCCGCCGGGTCGCCGAGCTGATCGCCGGGCTCGAGCAGCAGGTCGTCGTCGTGACCCACCAGCTGGACCTGCTCGACGGCTTCGACCGGGTGCTGGTCGTCGACCGCGGGCGCGTCGTCGAGGACGCGCCCCCCGGGCCGGCCGTGGCCGCCTACCGCGCGCTGATGACCGACCGGTGA
- a CDS encoding protein-tyrosine phosphatase family protein: MDPWDEGAPGVLVLPSGRRVRGRGLRAGSPAGPLPSFGVYLLGRPPGPLDWESRWVRWPDFRLPASPSDLRAALGEAWERSPGERVELACGGGTGRTGTALACLAVLDGVPADEAVAFVRRHYRARAVETPWQARFVARFGP; this comes from the coding sequence GTGGACCCGTGGGACGAGGGCGCGCCCGGCGTCCTGGTGCTGCCGTCGGGACGCCGGGTCCGCGGCCGGGGCCTGCGGGCCGGGTCACCGGCCGGGCCGCTGCCGTCGTTCGGCGTCTACCTGCTGGGCCGGCCGCCGGGCCCCCTCGACTGGGAGAGCCGCTGGGTCCGGTGGCCGGACTTCCGGCTGCCTGCCTCGCCGTCGGACCTGCGGGCGGCCCTGGGTGAGGCCTGGGAACGGTCGCCCGGCGAACGGGTCGAGCTCGCCTGCGGCGGGGGCACCGGCCGCACCGGGACGGCGTTGGCGTGCCTGGCCGTCCTCGACGGCGTCCCCGCCGACGAGGCGGTCGCCTTCGTGCGCCGGCACTACCGGGCCCGTGCCGTGGAGACGCCGTGGCAGGCGCGCTTCGTCGCCCGGTTCGGTCCCTGA
- a CDS encoding MOSC domain-containing protein produces MTVVQIWLTPTAAAPMRRVPSARLVAGRGLEGDRYALGGGTWAQYPDLEKQLTLIDGADVAAVAAEAGVPLTPGDTRRNLVTDGVDLPALVGRWFAVGDALLFGMKRCPPCTHLERLTGARLVKAMVHRGGINAAVFAGGEVAEGAVVRAVSEEEAARRGAPTGADRPVPRVVG; encoded by the coding sequence ATGACCGTCGTCCAGATCTGGCTGACCCCGACCGCCGCCGCGCCGATGCGGCGGGTGCCGTCGGCACGGCTGGTCGCCGGGCGCGGGCTGGAGGGCGACCGCTACGCCCTCGGCGGCGGTACCTGGGCGCAGTACCCCGACCTGGAGAAGCAGCTGACGCTGATCGACGGCGCCGACGTCGCGGCGGTCGCGGCCGAGGCCGGCGTGCCCCTGACGCCGGGCGACACCCGCCGCAACCTGGTGACCGACGGCGTCGACCTGCCCGCGCTGGTCGGCCGCTGGTTCGCCGTCGGCGACGCGCTGCTGTTCGGGATGAAGCGCTGCCCGCCGTGCACCCACCTCGAGCGGCTCACCGGCGCCCGGCTGGTCAAGGCGATGGTGCACCGCGGCGGCATCAACGCCGCGGTGTTCGCCGGCGGGGAGGTCGCCGAGGGCGCCGTCGTGCGGGCGGTGTCCGAGGAGGAGGCCGCCCGCCGCGGGGCTCCGACCGGCGCCGACCGGCCGGTGCCCCGCGTCGTGGGCTGA
- a CDS encoding energy-coupling factor transporter transmembrane protein EcfT — protein MRALRTTVAPLLVQVLQMAHDVSEALDARGADDVPPPRRRRSPTPEVPR, from the coding sequence GTGCGCGCGCTGCGGACGACGGTCGCCCCCCTGCTGGTGCAGGTGCTGCAGATGGCCCACGACGTCAGCGAGGCGCTCGACGCCCGCGGCGCCGACGACGTCCCGCCCCCGCGCCGCCGGCGCTCCCCCACCCCGGAGGTCCCGCGATGA